A DNA window from Mycolicibacter hiberniae contains the following coding sequences:
- a CDS encoding alkaline phosphatase family protein: MISAKKFLSGVAVATLVAGTGAAVGTPVGLSATTADWLLAAENVLLIGTDGTNLSKILELAYDEGSGFRTLMDQGITGAATEVNHTTISGPSWSTILTGVWDDKHGVINNVFSAEPYNSWPTVFNLLEYYRPEVNTSVIADWDYINDIGEAGGYPADNNLFVPFQGSWADTDAEVTAQTISQILATTTNPDIPNFIFSYQVQVDEAGHSFGGGSAEYAQAVVNVGGNIQQIMDAIAAAQAETGDGWTVIVTTDHGHQQSLGFGHGFQSPNETSQFVIFSLAGNEAQAGSQNLNYSIADITPTILQIFGVPLRSDFDGSPMFTDPEITGSLVEPVDLKQALLSAISMYGYPNIGNDLALGLRTVVGTIPYVLNGLVTEIDKFLQGIVDQDIFLISGLAAVGQQINDFFGGLTVDVTQLMARGVAYLTGSGVIAPTDAPLPPPGSAEFSWLDALLTDQGFGGGDLVDADVTPLLDLDLDALAA, translated from the coding sequence GTGATATCCGCCAAGAAGTTTCTGTCGGGAGTGGCCGTTGCAACCCTGGTTGCCGGCACCGGGGCCGCCGTCGGGACCCCGGTAGGGCTGTCGGCGACCACCGCCGACTGGTTGTTGGCCGCCGAGAACGTGCTGCTGATCGGTACCGACGGCACCAACCTGTCCAAGATCCTGGAATTGGCCTACGACGAGGGCAGCGGCTTCCGGACCCTGATGGACCAGGGCATCACCGGGGCGGCAACCGAGGTCAACCACACCACGATTTCCGGCCCCTCCTGGTCGACGATTCTGACCGGCGTGTGGGACGACAAGCACGGCGTGATCAACAACGTGTTCTCGGCCGAGCCGTACAACTCGTGGCCCACGGTGTTCAACCTGCTCGAGTACTACCGCCCCGAGGTCAACACCTCGGTGATCGCCGACTGGGACTACATCAACGACATCGGCGAGGCCGGCGGCTACCCGGCCGACAACAACCTCTTCGTCCCCTTCCAGGGGTCCTGGGCCGACACCGATGCCGAGGTCACCGCACAGACCATCTCCCAGATCCTCGCGACCACGACCAACCCGGACATTCCGAACTTCATCTTCTCCTACCAGGTACAGGTCGATGAGGCCGGACACTCGTTCGGGGGCGGCTCCGCGGAGTACGCGCAGGCCGTCGTCAATGTCGGCGGGAACATCCAGCAGATCATGGATGCGATCGCGGCGGCCCAGGCCGAAACCGGCGACGGGTGGACCGTCATCGTCACCACCGACCACGGCCACCAGCAGTCGCTGGGATTCGGTCACGGCTTCCAATCGCCCAATGAGACTTCGCAGTTCGTCATCTTCTCCCTCGCCGGAAATGAGGCGCAGGCGGGCAGCCAGAACCTGAACTACTCGATTGCCGACATCACGCCGACAATCCTGCAGATCTTCGGCGTTCCGCTGCGGTCGGACTTCGACGGTTCCCCGATGTTCACCGACCCGGAGATCACCGGAAGCCTGGTGGAGCCCGTCGACCTCAAGCAGGCACTGCTGTCGGCGATCTCGATGTACGGCTACCCCAACATCGGCAACGACCTGGCGCTGGGCCTTCGCACCGTGGTCGGCACGATTCCCTACGTGCTCAACGGGCTGGTCACCGAGATCGACAAGTTCCTGCAGGGCATCGTCGACCAGGACATCTTCCTGATCAGCGGGCTGGCCGCTGTCGGCCAACAGATCAATGACTTCTTCGGCGGCCTGACTGTGGACGTGACGCAGTTGATGGCGCGCGGCGTCGCCTACCTGACGGGATCCGGGGTGATCGCGCCGACCGACGCTCCGCTGCCCCCGCCGGGAAGCGCGGAGTTCTCCTGGCTGGATGCTCTGCTGACCGACCAGGGCTTCGGCGGCGGGGACCTGGTCGACGCCGACGTGACTCCGCTGCTCGACCTCGATCTGGACGCACTGGCGGCCTGA
- a CDS encoding nitronate monooxygenase, with protein sequence MKTPICEQYGIDFPLFAFSHCRDVVAAVTNAGGFGVLGGAAYTPEQLDQELTWIDEQVKGKPYGIDIIVPAKFEGKGENLSGRQLSGRIPDEYKSFIADLLAQHDIEPDETPRLGSALLAGSAGEQLLEVAVSHPIRLMANALGVPPDYMIKSGKDNGIPVAALVGAKEHAIKQVAHGVDLIVAQGTEAGGHCGEVSTLVVVPEVIEAIDDAVPVLAAGGIVTGRQMAACVALGAAGAWTGSVWLTTEEAETAPHTVQKMLAASSRDTIRSTGRTGKPARQLVSDWTDAWRPNEKGHPTLPLPLQSMLAEPTLRRIDKLAATGHQGAQALSTYFVGQGVGLMNKVKPARDVVFEFARDYLAAAERLGDTVSD encoded by the coding sequence GTGAAGACCCCCATCTGCGAGCAGTACGGCATCGACTTTCCGCTGTTCGCCTTCAGCCACTGCCGCGACGTGGTGGCGGCGGTGACGAACGCGGGCGGCTTCGGTGTGCTCGGCGGCGCCGCCTACACCCCCGAACAGCTGGATCAGGAGCTGACCTGGATCGATGAGCAGGTCAAGGGGAAGCCGTACGGCATCGACATCATCGTCCCGGCAAAGTTCGAGGGCAAGGGCGAGAACCTGTCCGGCCGCCAACTCTCCGGCCGGATCCCCGACGAGTACAAGTCATTCATCGCAGATCTGCTGGCCCAACACGACATCGAGCCCGACGAGACCCCCCGCCTGGGATCGGCGTTGCTGGCCGGCAGCGCCGGCGAGCAACTGCTCGAAGTTGCCGTCTCCCATCCCATCCGCCTCATGGCCAACGCGCTCGGCGTCCCGCCGGACTACATGATCAAGTCCGGAAAAGACAACGGCATCCCGGTTGCGGCCCTGGTGGGCGCCAAGGAGCACGCCATCAAACAGGTGGCCCACGGCGTCGACCTCATCGTCGCTCAAGGCACCGAGGCCGGCGGGCACTGCGGCGAAGTATCGACGCTGGTCGTGGTCCCCGAAGTCATCGAGGCCATCGATGACGCCGTGCCCGTGCTCGCCGCCGGGGGGATCGTCACCGGCCGCCAGATGGCGGCGTGCGTGGCGCTGGGCGCCGCCGGTGCCTGGACCGGTTCGGTGTGGCTCACCACCGAGGAAGCCGAAACCGCGCCGCACACCGTGCAGAAGATGCTCGCGGCCAGCTCGCGGGACACCATCCGCTCCACGGGGCGCACCGGCAAGCCCGCTCGCCAGCTGGTCTCGGACTGGACGGACGCGTGGCGGCCCAACGAGAAGGGCCATCCGACGTTGCCGTTGCCGCTGCAGTCCATGCTGGCCGAGCCGACGCTTCGTCGCATCGACAAGCTGGCGGCCACCGGGCATCAGGGCGCGCAGGCCCTCTCGACCTACTTCGTCGGCCAAGGCGTGGGCCTGATGAACAAGGTGAAGCCGGCGCGCGACGTCGTGTTCGAGTTCGCCCGGGACTACCTCGCCGCCGCTGAACGCCTCGGCGACACCGTCAGCGACTGA
- a CDS encoding GNAT family N-acetyltransferase, producing MAIEARPALKPDITPLAQALGRAFYDDPVSMWLLPDDDARTGQLTTFFGTSTRFHHLAGGGVEVAYDGADVGAAALWDPPNRWKQSVWSQLRMVPSLLLSLGFRLSQGRALTDLLDANHPDEPHWYLAVIGSDPAVRGRGFGQAVMQPRLDRCDAELCPAYLESSKAENVPYYERFGFRVIGEIKVPNGGPTLWKMWREPQTP from the coding sequence ATGGCAATCGAAGCGCGGCCCGCGCTCAAACCGGACATCACACCACTGGCGCAGGCCTTGGGGCGGGCGTTTTACGACGACCCGGTGTCGATGTGGTTGTTACCCGATGACGACGCCCGCACCGGACAGCTGACGACGTTCTTCGGCACCTCGACCCGCTTCCACCACCTGGCCGGCGGCGGAGTCGAGGTGGCGTACGACGGTGCGGATGTCGGGGCGGCTGCGCTGTGGGATCCGCCCAACCGCTGGAAACAGTCGGTGTGGTCGCAGCTGCGGATGGTGCCGTCGTTGCTCTTGTCTCTGGGCTTTCGGCTCTCCCAGGGCCGCGCCCTGACCGATCTGCTGGATGCCAACCACCCCGACGAGCCGCACTGGTACCTGGCGGTGATCGGCAGCGACCCCGCGGTGCGGGGGCGCGGCTTCGGGCAGGCCGTCATGCAGCCGCGGCTGGATCGCTGTGACGCCGAGTTGTGCCCGGCCTACCTCGAGTCGAGCAAAGCGGAGAACGTGCCGTACTACGAGCGGTTCGGTTTCCGTGTGATCGGCGAGATCAAGGTGCCCAACGGCGGCCCGACGTTGTGGAAGATGTGGCGGGAGCCGCAGACGCCCTAG